One genomic region from Phoenix dactylifera cultivar Barhee BC4 unplaced genomic scaffold, palm_55x_up_171113_PBpolish2nd_filt_p 000046F, whole genome shotgun sequence encodes:
- the LOC103710147 gene encoding abscisic acid 8'-hydroxylase 3-like: MDLSSLQILVLLFMLIVSGFIWLHSWSSTSQMGRIPGCLGWPLIGETFSFISEFSSASGIHSFVRKRRQLYGKVFKTSVLGRLTIFMTGREAGRILLSGKDGIVSLNLFYTGKQVLGPTSLLTTSGEEHKRLRRLIGEPLSMDALKKYFQFIDDLAIKTLEGWRGRTVFVLEEASTFTLKVIAHMIMSAEPYGEEQEKIRANFKVISSCFASLPLKIPGCAFHRGLKARNRMYAMLDSIISKRRDGKDVRHDFLQTLLRKHSKEAADDDLDKLTDAQLKDNILTLLVAGHDTTTASLTWLIKFLAENPDVLQNLREEHMRIQERRHGSLHLTWSEVSNMPYTIKVINETLRKATILPWFSRKATQDFSIDGCDIKKGWAVNLDVVSMHHDPDVFPNPEKFDPSRFDNPLKPFSFLGFGSGPRMCPGMNLAKLEICVFVHHLLCRFKWRPLDEDNCVQPTLVRMPKNKYPVAVEPLET; the protein is encoded by the exons ATGGACTTGAGCAGCTTACAGATCCTTGTGCTTCTCTTCATGCTCATAGTTTCAGGTTTCATATGGCTGCACTCATGGTCATCCACAAGTCAGATGGGAAGAATCCCAGGCTGCTTGGGCTGGCCTCTCATAGGAGAGACATTCTCATTTATCTCAGAATTTTCGAGCGCTTCTGGAATACACAGCTTCGTGCGTAAGAGACGGCAATT GTATGGAAAGGTGTTCAAAACAAGTGTCTTGGGGAGGTTAACTATCTTCATGACAGGAAGAGAAGCAGGCAGGATATTGCTGTCTGGGAAAGATGGAATTGTGAGCTTGAACCTGTTCTATACAGGGAAGCAGGTGCTAGGCCCCACGAGCTTGCTCACAACCAGCGGTGAAGAGCACAAACGGCTCCGACGATTGATCGGCGAGCCCCTATCGATGGATGCACTCAAGAAATACTTTCAATTCATTGATGATCTAGCCATCAAGACACTGGAGGGATGGCGTGGGAGAACAGTCTTTGTGCTCGAGGAGGCTTCTACT TTCACACTCAAGGTGATAGCCCATATGATAATGAGCGCGGAACCATATGGAGAGGAACAGGAGAAGATTCGCGCCAACTTCAAGGTTATATCATCCTGCTTTGCATCCTTGCCTTTGAAGATCCCGGGATGCGCTTTCCATCGTGGTCTGAAG GCTCGGAACCGGATGTACGCAATGCTGGACTCCATAATCTCCAAGAGAAGGGATGGCAAGGACGTTCGCCATGATTTCCTGCAGACCCTCCTAAGAAAGCATAGCAAAGAAGCAGCAGATGATGATTTAGATAAACTCACGGATGCACAACTCAAGGACAATATCTTAACTCTGCTTGTTGCAGGTCATGACACCACGACCGCATCACTCACATGGCTTATCAAATTTCTAGCAGAAAACCCCGATGTTCTTCAAAATCTCAGA GAAGAGCATATGAGAATTCAAGAACGAAGACATGGCAGTTTGCATCTTACCTGGTCCGAAGTCAGCAACATGCCTTACACCATCAAG GTAATAAATGAAACACTTCGCAAAGCCACCATCTTGCCTTGGTTCTCAAGAAAAGCTACCCAGGATTTTAGCATCGATG GCTGCGACATTAAGAAAGGTTGGGCAGTGAATCTGGATGTAGTCTCCATGCACCATGATCCAGATGTTTTCCCCAACCCCGAGAAGTTCGATCCATCCAGGTTTGAT AATCCATTAAAACCATTCAGCTTCTTGGGGTTCGGCAGCGGACCACGGATGTGCCCAGGAATGAACTTGGCCAAGCTGGAGATTTGTGTTTTCGTCCATCATCTTCTCTGCAGATTCAA GTGGAGGCCTCTTGATGAAGATAACTGTGTCCAGCCAACACTTGTTCGCATGCCcaagaacaagtaccctgttgCTGTTGAGCCACTGGAGACGTAG